One genomic window of Cannabis sativa cultivar Pink pepper isolate KNU-18-1 chromosome 2, ASM2916894v1, whole genome shotgun sequence includes the following:
- the LOC133034037 gene encoding uncharacterized protein LOC133034037 encodes MELLKPVLEKEVHPDKSPSLDGTMVASVVLDTNVRSPSHVSLCHTLQMVEANKHSIYLGFPKTLCRNKTTILGYKDKIRKRIQHWDGKLLSRVGKEILIKMFVQAIANFFVSIFLLSLDVTKDSERSITKFWWHTNSSQGEGVHWIR; translated from the exons ATGGAACTTCTTAAACCAGTCTTGGAGAAAGAGGTGCATCCGGATAAGTCTCCGAGCCTAGATG GAACAATGGTGGCCTCAGTTGTACTCGA TACTAATGTGAGATCTCCTTCACATGTTTCTCTTTGTCACACTCTTCAAATGGTGGAAGCTAATAAGCATAGTATTTACCTTGGTTTTCCCAAAACTTTGTGTCGTAACAAAACAACTATCCTGGGTTATAAGGATAAAATTAGAAAGAGAATTCAACATTGGGATGGGAAATTACTCTCTAGAGTTGGGAAAGAAATTCTCATTAAAATGTTCGTGCAAGCTATTGCTAATTTTTTCGTGAGTATTTTCCTACTTTCTTTGGATGTGACTAAGGATTCAGAAAGATCCATTACCAAGTTCTGGTGGCATACTAATAGCTCTCAAGGTGAAGGTGTTCACTGGATCCGTTAG